In the genome of Haloferax mediterranei ATCC 33500, one region contains:
- the tenA gene encoding thiaminase II codes for MAFTDNIHDEADEFWSAIVDHPMVEQLGSGTLDEGPFRYWVRQDYVYLVEYSRLFALGASKAPTLDSMGTFASLLESTVNEEMDLHRSYAAEFGIDIDDLEATTPSPTTRAYTDFLIRTATHGTFGDIVAALLPCMWGFNETGRRLAAEGVPDHEQYAAWVEMYASDEFTELTEWCKTLMNDVAADATPTTRERYRELFRTSAQYEYLFWDAAWRQEEWPL; via the coding sequence ATGGCGTTCACAGACAACATTCACGACGAAGCCGACGAGTTCTGGTCGGCTATCGTTGATCACCCGATGGTCGAACAGCTCGGTTCAGGGACCCTCGACGAGGGGCCTTTCAGGTACTGGGTCCGACAGGATTACGTCTACCTCGTCGAGTACAGTCGCCTCTTCGCACTCGGTGCGTCGAAAGCGCCGACGCTCGATTCGATGGGGACGTTCGCCTCTCTCCTCGAATCAACCGTCAACGAAGAGATGGACCTACACCGGAGTTACGCCGCCGAGTTCGGTATCGACATAGATGACCTCGAAGCGACGACACCCTCGCCGACGACCCGTGCATACACTGATTTCCTCATTCGAACAGCCACACACGGCACGTTCGGAGATATCGTCGCTGCACTGCTTCCCTGCATGTGGGGATTCAACGAGACGGGTCGACGCCTCGCTGCTGAAGGTGTTCCGGACCACGAGCAGTACGCTGCATGGGTCGAGATGTACGCCAGCGACGAGTTCACGGAACTCACCGAGTGGTGCAAAACGCTCATGAACGATGTGGCTGCAGACGCGACGCCAACAACTCGTGAACGCTATCGAGAGCTGTTCCGCACCTCTGCACAGTACGAGTACCTCTTCTGGGATGCTGCGTGGAGACAGGAGGAGTGGCCGCTATGA